Proteins found in one Synechococcus sp. LA31 genomic segment:
- a CDS encoding YcjF family protein — MLSTALGSQLRRAWPLAVGVGGGLLLLESSQGALSSLVSLSAAAAGLWLLSGRLRPSGRSLPSSVDGWLERCQSVLESFDRLDLQGDPHQQRQRRQKLELIRQRQSEAHLEVALVGCAGWSEMLQAQVLQHCAAPLPLRLLRSHPLPPSSENWRWPEAFRRCDLIVYRLNLPLKASDLRWLEALPQGQPVFVLVDRPADNWQLGLRQLELQLPEHLRSRCWPWSPQRADQLGSDLQPLAEAFAALNAERRRLTQQRCLEDLHTEWQVALESLRRSQWQRLLQRTQWTVAAGVVVAPLPSLDLLVLAAANGLMLQDMARLWECPWSLEQLQAAALHLAKACLSLGVVEWSSQALAGLVKLHGATWLVGGALQALSAAYLTRVVGRAMADYMALAAGVPEHELEQLLQQQAPLLVARAAEQEKLDWAGFVQQSQQWLQQQLQPQNGTTALP, encoded by the coding sequence ATGCTGAGCACGGCGTTGGGATCGCAGCTGCGCCGGGCCTGGCCTCTGGCCGTTGGTGTTGGCGGCGGGCTGTTGCTGCTTGAGAGCAGCCAAGGGGCCCTCTCCTCACTGGTCAGCCTGAGTGCCGCGGCTGCTGGGCTCTGGCTTCTGAGCGGTCGTTTGCGTCCCAGCGGCCGCAGCTTGCCCTCGAGTGTGGACGGCTGGCTGGAGCGCTGCCAAAGCGTGCTCGAGAGTTTTGATCGCCTAGATCTCCAAGGCGATCCCCATCAGCAACGCCAGCGGCGTCAGAAGCTGGAGCTCATCCGGCAACGCCAGAGCGAGGCTCATCTTGAGGTGGCCTTGGTGGGCTGTGCGGGGTGGAGCGAGATGTTGCAGGCTCAGGTGCTACAGCACTGCGCAGCGCCATTGCCGCTGCGGTTGTTGCGCAGCCATCCACTGCCTCCCAGCAGTGAGAACTGGCGCTGGCCTGAGGCTTTCCGCCGCTGTGATCTGATCGTTTATCGCCTCAATCTCCCCCTCAAGGCGTCAGATTTGCGCTGGCTTGAGGCCCTGCCGCAGGGGCAGCCTGTGTTCGTGCTGGTGGACCGACCAGCCGACAACTGGCAGCTTGGCCTTCGCCAGTTGGAGTTGCAGTTGCCTGAACATCTGCGCTCGCGCTGTTGGCCTTGGTCGCCCCAGCGGGCAGACCAGCTCGGTAGCGATCTTCAGCCATTGGCTGAGGCTTTTGCAGCCCTTAACGCTGAGCGGCGACGGCTGACGCAGCAGCGCTGCCTGGAAGACCTGCACACCGAATGGCAGGTGGCCTTGGAATCTTTACGCCGCAGTCAGTGGCAGCGACTGCTGCAGCGCACCCAGTGGACCGTGGCGGCTGGTGTGGTTGTAGCTCCCCTGCCAAGCCTTGATCTGTTGGTGCTGGCGGCGGCCAACGGCCTGATGCTTCAGGACATGGCTCGGCTTTGGGAGTGCCCCTGGTCGCTGGAGCAGCTGCAGGCGGCTGCGTTGCATCTGGCCAAGGCTTGTCTCAGCCTCGGTGTTGTGGAGTGGAGCAGCCAGGCACTGGCCGGTCTGGTGAAGCTCCATGGCGCTACCTGGCTGGTGGGTGGAGCACTGCAAGCGCTGAGTGCTGCGTATCTCACCCGTGTCGTGGGGCGGGCCATGGCCGATTACATGGCTCTGGCTGCAGGCGTGCCTGAGCATGAGCTTGAACAGTTGCTGCAGCAACAGGCGCCCTTGCTGGTGGCCCGGGCAGCGGAACAGGAGAAGCTCGACTGGGCTGGTTTTGTGCAGCAAAGCCAGCAATGGCTTCAACAACAACTGCAGCCCCAAAACGGCACAACAGCACTGCCTTGA
- a CDS encoding alpha/beta family hydrolase produces MAETLCDPHARLINGPPAPAATLLLAHGAGAAMDSPFMQSIAMGLARCGWRVVRFEFPYMARARQSGTRHGPDRQPLLLQCWRDQVALAATEGPLFIGGKSMGGRMASLLVDELAVEPGVRGCVCLGYPFHPPGKPEKLRTEHLAALRSPCLILQGERDAFGRRAEVEGYDLSASIQLGWLPDGDHSFKPTKRSGVDEQANLALAVQLADQFMASCCPDRSGG; encoded by the coding sequence ATGGCTGAAACTCTTTGCGATCCCCACGCGCGCCTGATCAATGGCCCGCCGGCCCCTGCCGCCACGCTTCTGCTGGCCCATGGGGCCGGTGCAGCGATGGATAGCCCGTTCATGCAATCGATCGCCATGGGTTTGGCGCGTTGCGGCTGGCGGGTCGTGCGCTTTGAATTCCCATACATGGCGCGCGCACGTCAAAGCGGTACACGTCATGGGCCTGATCGTCAGCCGTTGCTGCTGCAGTGCTGGCGTGATCAGGTGGCACTGGCTGCCACAGAGGGGCCGCTGTTCATCGGCGGGAAATCGATGGGCGGGCGGATGGCCAGCCTGCTGGTGGATGAGCTGGCAGTCGAACCTGGTGTGCGCGGCTGTGTCTGCCTGGGCTATCCCTTTCATCCACCAGGAAAGCCTGAAAAGTTGCGCACAGAGCATCTTGCGGCCCTGCGTTCACCCTGCTTGATCCTGCAGGGTGAACGCGACGCGTTTGGACGCCGGGCCGAAGTGGAGGGGTATGACCTGAGCGCGTCGATCCAGCTGGGTTGGCTTCCCGACGGTGATCACAGCTTCAAGCCCACAAAGCGCTCGGGCGTGGATGAACAGGCCAATCTCGCCTTAGCTGTTCAGCTCGCGGATCAGTTCATGGCTTCTTGTTGTCCAGATCGCTCGGGCGGCTGA
- a CDS encoding glycogen/starch/alpha-glucan phosphorylase, with protein sequence MTSEPGRALDRTVLQVPLAEQIQRHLYFSQAKSTSLATRHDYYMALALAVRDHLLHNWVETAEAYTQQGVRTAAYLSAEYLLGPHLDNNLVNLGLRTEAKAACQELGLDLDTLIACEPEPGLGNGGLGRLAACFQESLASLEMPAIGYGIRYEFGIFRQSITPRGQEESTDAWLSRGNPWEVVRPEWTYPVRIGDQTVLGVAHDTPILGFQVRTANTLRLWSAMAPEAFDFASFNAGDYTRAVLAKVQSETLSKVLYPNDELDQGKRLRLSQQIFFVSCSLQDMLRILKNQGLPVSAFHRKFAVQLNDTHPAIAVAELMRLLIDQEGLSWDQAWSITTASLSYTNHTLLPEALETWGIDLFEQLLPRQLEIIYDINARFLRMVRLRHPGQPELLQRVSLIEEGTQRKVRMAHLAVVGSHHTNGVAELHSSLLQQHVLADFARLWPERFTNVTNGVTPRRWLAVANPDLATLLDDVISDGWRRNLDTLQQLEQHKDDPAFQERWYQVKSTAKQRLARQIQHQLGVLVDPTSLFDVQVKRIHEYKRQHLAALELVQRYLRLRDGEDLPPRTVIFGGKAAPGYGMAKLIIRLIVGIAEMVNIDPAIRGRLRVIFLPNFNVSLGQQVYPAVDLSEQISTAGKEASGTGNMKMALNGALTIGTLDGANIEIRERVGTEHFFLFGRDSAEVQQLIGEGYHPLPFLDQNPSLKAAMELIGSGHFSEGDRELFRPLLENLSQSDPFLVVADAADYSRAQNAVDEAWRNPAGWSHSSIINTMNCGFFSSDRSISEYAERIWSLKPHPIGASNKAP encoded by the coding sequence ATGACCTCTGAACCCGGCCGAGCACTGGATCGCACCGTGCTCCAGGTTCCCCTGGCGGAGCAAATCCAGCGCCACCTCTACTTCAGCCAGGCCAAGTCAACCTCGCTTGCCACCAGACATGACTACTACATGGCACTGGCACTGGCGGTGCGCGATCACCTACTGCACAACTGGGTAGAGACCGCGGAGGCCTACACCCAGCAAGGTGTACGCACCGCTGCGTATTTATCAGCCGAATACCTGCTAGGTCCTCACCTCGACAACAACCTGGTGAACCTTGGCCTGCGCACGGAAGCCAAGGCTGCCTGCCAGGAGCTTGGGCTCGACCTGGATACGTTGATTGCATGCGAACCAGAGCCTGGGCTTGGCAATGGGGGATTGGGCCGATTAGCAGCCTGCTTTCAGGAATCGCTAGCCAGCTTGGAGATGCCAGCGATCGGGTACGGCATCCGTTACGAGTTCGGGATTTTTCGCCAAAGCATCACCCCGCGGGGTCAGGAGGAGAGCACCGACGCCTGGCTGTCCCGCGGCAATCCCTGGGAGGTAGTACGACCGGAATGGACCTACCCGGTGCGAATCGGAGATCAGACCGTGCTCGGAGTCGCACACGACACACCCATCCTTGGCTTTCAGGTGCGCACAGCCAACACGCTGCGGTTGTGGTCGGCGATGGCTCCGGAAGCCTTCGACTTCGCCTCGTTCAATGCCGGCGACTACACACGAGCTGTGCTGGCCAAGGTGCAGAGCGAAACCCTCAGCAAAGTGCTTTACCCCAACGATGAACTGGATCAAGGCAAGCGTCTGCGCCTGAGTCAGCAGATCTTTTTTGTGTCGTGCTCCCTGCAGGACATGCTGCGCATCCTCAAAAACCAAGGGTTGCCGGTGAGCGCCTTCCATCGCAAGTTCGCGGTGCAGCTCAACGACACCCATCCCGCCATCGCCGTGGCCGAGTTGATGCGATTGTTGATCGATCAGGAGGGCCTCAGCTGGGATCAGGCCTGGAGCATCACCACCGCCAGCCTCAGTTACACCAACCACACCCTGCTGCCAGAGGCACTTGAGACCTGGGGAATCGACCTGTTTGAGCAGTTGCTGCCCCGGCAACTCGAGATCATCTATGACATCAATGCTCGCTTTCTGCGCATGGTGCGGCTGCGTCATCCTGGTCAGCCCGAACTGCTACAGCGCGTTTCGCTGATCGAAGAGGGAACCCAGCGCAAGGTGCGCATGGCTCATTTAGCAGTAGTGGGCAGCCACCACACCAACGGCGTGGCGGAACTGCACAGCAGCCTGCTTCAGCAACACGTGCTCGCCGACTTTGCCAGGCTCTGGCCAGAACGGTTCACCAATGTGACCAACGGGGTCACACCGCGGCGATGGCTAGCAGTGGCCAACCCCGACCTCGCAACTTTGCTCGATGACGTGATCAGCGACGGCTGGCGCCGCAACCTCGACACCCTGCAGCAACTCGAGCAGCACAAGGACGATCCCGCCTTCCAGGAGCGGTGGTATCAGGTGAAGAGCACAGCTAAGCAACGGCTCGCGCGCCAGATCCAACACCAGCTCGGTGTACTCGTAGATCCCACCTCGCTGTTTGATGTGCAGGTGAAGCGCATCCATGAATACAAGCGCCAGCATCTGGCAGCTCTGGAGCTCGTGCAGCGCTATCTCCGGCTGCGCGATGGCGAGGATCTGCCGCCACGCACCGTGATTTTCGGCGGCAAGGCAGCACCTGGCTATGGGATGGCCAAGCTAATCATTCGCCTGATTGTGGGGATCGCCGAAATGGTGAATATTGATCCGGCCATACGCGGCAGGCTGCGGGTAATCTTTCTTCCCAATTTCAATGTGAGCCTCGGCCAACAGGTGTATCCCGCCGTTGATCTCTCTGAACAGATCTCAACAGCAGGCAAAGAAGCCTCCGGTACCGGCAACATGAAAATGGCACTCAATGGTGCACTCACGATCGGCACACTTGATGGCGCCAATATTGAGATTCGGGAGCGGGTGGGCACCGAACATTTCTTTTTATTCGGACGCGACAGTGCCGAGGTACAACAGCTGATTGGAGAGGGTTATCACCCTCTACCATTCCTAGACCAGAACCCTTCGTTAAAAGCTGCGATGGAGTTAATCGGCAGCGGACATTTCAGCGAGGGCGATCGTGAGCTTTTTCGCCCACTGCTTGAAAATCTCAGCCAGAGCGATCCTTTTTTGGTGGTTGCCGACGCTGCCGATTACAGCCGAGCTCAAAACGCCGTAGATGAGGCCTGGCGCAATCCTGCAGGCTGGAGTCACTCCTCGATCATCAACACCATGAATTGCGGGTTCTTCAGCAGTGATCGCAGCATCAGCGAGTATGCCGAGCGGATCTGGTCGCTCAAGCCCCATCCGATTGGGGCGAGCAACAAAGCGCCCTAA
- a CDS encoding cation diffusion facilitator family transporter: MGVTSSGRLEGTTSPLRQDSRRDVKRVLLIALTLNISMTLLKLVIGLLSGSLAVLADAMHSATDALSSLLGLFTNGLSDPQPDRDHPYGHDKYEGLGAVAIAGFILFTAFEILKSAIERIAAGLPPLRLDGKELLLLLIVLGCNGLLASYERSQGKRLNSQLLLADARHTTSDIWTTVVVLVGLAGVLLFRVTWLDVAMAVPLCLLLVRACWQVLSSNLPWLVDQIAIAPEAIHEVAMGVPGVLNVHDIASRGVLGQRVFIELHMVVDADDLPTAHRITELVEEHLEARFGAVRCTIHLEPREYAIAAITFRGTHG, encoded by the coding sequence ATGGGAGTCACCAGCAGTGGGCGGCTTGAGGGCACCACGTCGCCCCTGCGCCAGGACTCGCGTCGGGACGTGAAGCGTGTGTTGCTGATTGCCCTGACGTTGAACATCTCGATGACGTTGCTCAAACTCGTCATCGGCCTTCTCAGCGGCTCACTCGCGGTGTTGGCCGATGCCATGCACAGCGCAACCGATGCCCTCAGCAGCCTGCTTGGGCTGTTCACCAACGGACTCTCGGACCCCCAGCCGGATCGTGATCACCCCTATGGCCACGACAAATACGAAGGGCTTGGAGCTGTCGCCATCGCAGGCTTCATCCTGTTCACCGCCTTTGAGATCCTCAAAAGCGCCATTGAGCGGATCGCGGCTGGTCTGCCACCCCTCCGGCTGGACGGCAAGGAGCTGCTGCTGCTTTTGATCGTGTTGGGTTGCAATGGGTTGCTGGCCAGCTACGAACGCAGTCAGGGCAAACGGCTGAATAGCCAACTGCTGCTGGCTGATGCCAGGCACACCACCAGCGACATCTGGACCACTGTGGTGGTTTTGGTCGGCCTAGCCGGGGTGTTGCTGTTCAGGGTGACCTGGCTCGATGTGGCGATGGCGGTGCCGCTCTGCCTTCTGCTGGTGCGGGCCTGCTGGCAGGTGCTCTCCAGCAACCTGCCCTGGCTCGTGGATCAGATCGCGATCGCACCGGAAGCCATCCACGAGGTGGCCATGGGGGTGCCCGGGGTGCTCAACGTGCACGACATCGCCAGCCGTGGCGTGCTCGGCCAACGGGTGTTCATCGAGCTGCACATGGTGGTGGATGCCGACGATCTGCCCACAGCCCACCGGATCACCGAGCTTGTGGAAGAGCACTTAGAAGCACGCTTCGGCGCCGTGCGCTGCACGATTCACCTCGAGCCGCGGGAATATGCCATCGCCGCCATCACCTTCCGCGGCACTCATGGCTGA
- a CDS encoding glycoside hydrolase family 104 protein, whose protein sequence is MRLRRQLPSGPRPSATSTSAAALGLLLLAAGPLVTPSQGRQQPGEASPTATQPANSDAYPITPRRRALLNTIRFAEGTWKQGQEGYRTLYGGGRFKSLARHPEVVVVKRYTSAAAGAYQFLPGTWREAATKLELNSFDPRSQDQAALYLVDRRGMLDHIDQQGLTREAMAVLAKEWASFPNLAGRSAYGQPVKQAEDLQRFFSSNLQQLSDQA, encoded by the coding sequence TTGCGTTTGCGTCGCCAGCTGCCTTCCGGCCCCAGACCGTCTGCCACCTCAACCAGCGCCGCTGCCCTCGGGCTGCTGCTGCTGGCGGCCGGTCCCCTCGTCACCCCTTCCCAGGGGCGCCAACAGCCCGGCGAGGCATCCCCAACCGCAACTCAACCGGCTAACTCAGACGCGTATCCGATCACTCCGCGTAGACGCGCTCTGCTCAACACGATCCGGTTTGCCGAAGGCACCTGGAAGCAGGGCCAGGAGGGCTACCGCACCCTCTACGGTGGCGGTCGCTTCAAGAGCCTCGCCCGCCATCCTGAAGTGGTGGTGGTGAAGCGATACACCAGTGCAGCTGCCGGTGCCTATCAGTTCCTGCCGGGTACCTGGCGTGAGGCCGCCACAAAGCTGGAGCTCAACAGCTTCGATCCCCGCAGCCAAGACCAGGCTGCTCTCTATCTGGTGGATCGACGCGGCATGCTCGATCACATCGATCAACAGGGCCTCACCCGTGAAGCCATGGCTGTTCTGGCCAAGGAGTGGGCCTCCTTTCCCAACCTGGCCGGCCGCAGTGCCTATGGCCAGCCGGTGAAGCAAGCAGAAGACCTACAGCGCTTCTTCAGCAGCAACTTGCAACAACTGAGCGATCAGGCCTGA
- the psbA gene encoding photosystem II q(b) protein, whose product MTTALRSGRSGAWSQFCEWVTSTDNRIYVGWFGVLMIPTLLSATICFIVAFIAAPAVDIDGIREPVAGSLIYGNNIISGAVIPSSNAIGLHFYPIWEAASLDEWLYNGGPYQLVVFHFLIGISCYMGRQWELSYRLGMRPWICVAYSAPLSAAMAVFLVYPFGQGSFSDGMPLGISGTFNFMLVFQAEHNILMHPFHMLGVAGVFGGSLFSAMHGSLVTSSLVRETTETESQNYGYKFGQEEETYNIVAAHGYFGRLIFQYASFNNSRSLHFFLGAWPVVGIWFTSMGISTMAFNLNGFNFNQSILDSQGKVVNTWADVLNRANLGMEVMHERNAHNFPLDLATTQSIPVALIAPMIG is encoded by the coding sequence ATGACCACTGCTCTTCGCAGCGGCCGCTCCGGCGCCTGGTCACAATTCTGTGAATGGGTCACCAGTACCGACAACCGCATTTATGTGGGATGGTTCGGTGTTCTGATGATCCCCACGCTGCTGTCGGCTACCATCTGCTTCATCGTTGCGTTTATCGCCGCCCCTGCGGTTGATATCGATGGTATTCGTGAGCCTGTTGCCGGCTCCTTAATCTACGGCAACAACATTATTTCCGGTGCTGTGATTCCCAGCAGCAACGCTATCGGCTTGCACTTTTACCCCATTTGGGAAGCCGCTTCGCTCGACGAGTGGCTGTACAACGGCGGTCCTTATCAGCTGGTGGTGTTCCACTTCCTGATTGGCATCTCTTGTTACATGGGCCGCCAGTGGGAACTCTCCTACCGCCTGGGAATGCGCCCTTGGATCTGTGTGGCCTACAGCGCTCCGCTATCGGCTGCCATGGCGGTGTTTCTGGTTTACCCCTTCGGTCAGGGTTCCTTCTCTGATGGCATGCCCCTCGGCATTAGCGGAACGTTCAATTTCATGTTGGTGTTCCAGGCCGAACACAACATCCTGATGCACCCTTTCCACATGCTGGGGGTCGCCGGTGTGTTTGGCGGCAGCCTGTTCTCTGCCATGCATGGTTCACTTGTGACCAGCTCGCTGGTGCGTGAAACCACTGAAACGGAGAGCCAGAACTACGGCTACAAGTTTGGCCAGGAGGAAGAGACCTACAACATCGTGGCTGCCCACGGTTACTTTGGTCGCCTGATCTTCCAATACGCCAGCTTCAACAACAGCCGTAGCCTGCACTTCTTCCTGGGTGCTTGGCCCGTTGTTGGCATCTGGTTCACCTCCATGGGCATTAGCACCATGGCGTTCAACCTCAACGGTTTTAATTTTAATCAGTCGATCCTGGATTCCCAGGGCAAGGTGGTGAACACCTGGGCCGACGTGCTCAATCGCGCCAACCTCGGCATGGAAGTGATGCACGAGCGCAATGCTCACAACTTCCCCCTCGACTTGGCGACGACCCAGTCGATCCCAGTGGCGCTGATAGCCCCAATGATTGGCTGA
- a CDS encoding DUF2605 family protein, translating to MDPSFPPTPPSEPDSEPAQLLDHLLQSLFDDFCFWFERGLVLLDLTPEKLLPASEQQALRQRLEEALQAIAATRALRAACSTPMAVDMDAMAPWHRLMMRVWNLSAMLRIAGVTLPPEVRPPSQA from the coding sequence ATGGATCCTTCCTTCCCGCCGACGCCGCCCTCGGAACCGGATTCAGAGCCGGCCCAGCTTCTCGACCACTTGCTCCAGTCGCTCTTCGACGACTTCTGCTTTTGGTTCGAGCGGGGGCTCGTTCTGCTCGATCTCACCCCTGAGAAGCTTTTGCCAGCCTCTGAACAGCAGGCCTTACGCCAACGGCTGGAGGAAGCGCTGCAGGCAATCGCGGCGACCCGAGCTTTGCGGGCGGCCTGCTCTACACCGATGGCGGTGGATATGGATGCCATGGCGCCCTGGCACCGCCTGATGATGCGCGTCTGGAACCTCTCGGCGATGCTGCGCATCGCTGGTGTGACTCTGCCGCCGGAGGTTCGTCCTCCGTCTCAGGCCTGA
- a CDS encoding SDR family oxidoreductase: MNRTIAISGASGKTGYRIAEELLQAGEQPRLLLQPSSVLAEQLNGCDQRRLRFDDRAALDDALAGCDALVIATGARPSLDLSAPMRVDAWGVQRQVDSCQRLGIRRVVLVSSLCAGRWRHPLNLFGLILVWKRVGEQALESSGLDWTVIRPGGLSEREHELDGEGICYSDPDQQESNSIPRRLVARCCLETLNTPASIGKILEITSSAEQEPMALSEALARIGAVT, translated from the coding sequence ATGAACCGCACCATTGCCATCAGCGGCGCCTCAGGCAAAACCGGCTACCGCATCGCCGAGGAACTGCTGCAAGCAGGCGAGCAACCAAGACTGCTGCTGCAGCCGAGCTCGGTGCTGGCCGAGCAGTTGAACGGCTGCGATCAGCGGCGCTTGCGCTTCGACGATCGCGCTGCGCTGGATGACGCGCTCGCCGGCTGCGATGCCCTGGTGATCGCCACCGGCGCGCGGCCATCACTGGATCTAAGCGCACCCATGCGCGTGGATGCCTGGGGCGTTCAGCGGCAGGTTGACAGTTGCCAGCGTCTGGGCATCCGGCGAGTGGTGCTGGTGAGCTCACTCTGCGCTGGCCGCTGGCGTCACCCGCTCAACCTGTTTGGTTTGATTCTGGTGTGGAAACGGGTGGGCGAGCAGGCCCTGGAGAGCAGCGGCCTCGATTGGACGGTGATCCGCCCAGGGGGCCTCTCCGAGCGCGAACACGAGCTGGACGGCGAAGGGATTTGCTACAGCGACCCCGACCAACAGGAGAGCAATTCGATTCCGAGGCGCTTGGTGGCCCGCTGCTGCCTTGAAACGCTGAATACGCCAGCGTCCATTGGCAAAATCCTGGAGATCACGAGCTCAGCTGAGCAAGAGCCCATGGCACTCAGCGAAGCGCTGGCTCGCATCGGCGCAGTGACCTAG
- a CDS encoding glycosyltransferase family 2 protein, with protein sequence MDVSFPDLIALLLLATAAAACLGLVILLLGLQRVFAVAPRLNPDGVEAPLSTTSLTVVIPAYNEARNIGDCVAHVLASKPPCATWSLLVVDDDSSDATPSLAAAAAEACSIPPGRFSVLHAGPRPVDQRWVGKNWACSRAADHITTEWVLFIDADVRLQAATLRRALRQAEADQADLLSLAPRLACSCLAEWMVQPIMASLLGLGFPIQAANNPASEVAFAAGPFMLFRRSAYDRIGGHRGLAGEVVEDLALARLIKGGGYRLRYLLGLDALDLQMYADLASLWEGWSKNWFLGLDADVAKALGAAAVVVLMFSGPWLCAGSALVLLGLLPDQSHWWLWLLAVAAVGVALQLALRLWTRREFAVPLSHWWLMGLGGLLVGGIGPTSVIRSLTGVGWTWKGRSLA encoded by the coding sequence ATGGACGTCTCGTTTCCAGATCTGATCGCCCTACTGCTGTTGGCCACGGCGGCTGCAGCTTGCCTTGGACTAGTCATCCTGTTGCTTGGGTTGCAGCGGGTGTTTGCTGTGGCGCCGCGACTCAATCCTGATGGGGTGGAGGCTCCGCTCAGCACCACCAGCCTCACCGTGGTGATTCCGGCCTACAACGAAGCGCGCAACATCGGCGATTGCGTGGCCCACGTGCTGGCGAGCAAGCCGCCCTGTGCCACGTGGAGCCTGCTGGTGGTGGATGACGATTCCTCTGATGCCACACCCAGCTTGGCTGCGGCTGCGGCTGAGGCCTGCTCGATTCCACCGGGGCGGTTCAGCGTGCTACACGCAGGCCCCCGCCCGGTGGATCAACGCTGGGTGGGCAAAAACTGGGCCTGCAGCCGCGCCGCTGATCACATCACCACGGAGTGGGTGCTGTTCATCGATGCTGATGTACGCCTGCAAGCTGCCACCCTCCGCCGTGCCTTGCGCCAAGCCGAGGCCGATCAGGCCGACCTGCTGAGCCTGGCGCCCCGGTTGGCCTGCAGTTGCCTTGCGGAGTGGATGGTGCAACCGATCATGGCTAGCCTGCTGGGGCTGGGATTCCCGATTCAGGCTGCCAATAATCCCGCCAGTGAGGTGGCTTTTGCGGCTGGTCCGTTCATGCTGTTTCGGCGCAGCGCCTATGACCGGATCGGAGGCCATCGTGGCCTGGCCGGTGAAGTGGTGGAAGACCTTGCATTGGCCCGCCTCATCAAAGGAGGTGGGTATCGGCTGCGCTATCTGCTCGGGCTCGATGCCCTCGATCTGCAGATGTATGCCGACCTGGCTTCGCTCTGGGAGGGCTGGAGCAAAAACTGGTTCCTCGGCTTGGATGCCGACGTGGCCAAGGCTCTGGGGGCCGCCGCAGTCGTGGTGCTGATGTTCAGCGGTCCCTGGTTGTGTGCTGGTTCTGCCCTCGTGCTCTTGGGGTTACTGCCAGACCAGAGCCACTGGTGGCTCTGGTTGTTAGCCGTGGCTGCTGTGGGGGTGGCGTTGCAGCTGGCCCTGCGCCTGTGGACCCGCCGTGAATTTGCGGTGCCACTGAGCCACTGGTGGTTGATGGGGCTGGGCGGGCTACTGGTGGGTGGAATCGGCCCGACCTCTGTGATCCGTAGCCTCACCGGCGTGGGCTGGACCTGGAAGGGCCGCTCACTGGCCTGA
- the trpS gene encoding tryptophan--tRNA ligase produces MPRARVLSGVQPTGSLHLGNWLGAIRNWVDLQDSHDTFFCVVDLHAITVPHNPAQLAADTRSTAALYLACGIDPAKATVFVQSHVSAHSELCWLLNCVTPLNWLERMIQFKEKAVKQGDQVSVGLLDYPVLMAADILLYDADLVPVGEDQKQHLELARDIAQQRINARFAKKDSDGEPIPVLKVPEPLILKEGARVMSLTDGRSKMSKSDPNEGSRINLLDPPELITKKVKRAKTDPQMGLEFGNPDRPETDNLLGLYALLSGKGREAAASECAAMGWGTFKPLLAEAMVEALRPIQERHACLSADPAELDRVLQQGRERANAVADATLERTREALGFLAKTQGSASA; encoded by the coding sequence ATGCCAAGGGCCCGGGTTCTCTCAGGGGTTCAACCAACCGGATCACTGCACCTGGGCAACTGGCTCGGCGCCATCCGCAACTGGGTTGATCTACAAGACAGCCACGACACGTTTTTCTGCGTGGTGGATCTGCATGCGATCACCGTTCCCCACAACCCCGCACAGCTTGCGGCTGACACCCGCAGCACCGCCGCCCTCTACCTGGCCTGTGGCATTGATCCGGCCAAGGCCACGGTGTTTGTGCAAAGCCACGTATCAGCCCACAGCGAGCTCTGTTGGCTGCTGAACTGTGTCACCCCGCTCAACTGGCTGGAGCGGATGATCCAGTTCAAGGAAAAGGCTGTGAAGCAAGGCGATCAGGTGTCTGTGGGACTCCTGGATTACCCAGTGCTGATGGCGGCCGACATCCTTTTGTATGACGCCGACTTGGTGCCGGTGGGCGAAGACCAGAAGCAGCACCTTGAACTGGCGCGCGACATCGCCCAGCAACGCATCAACGCCCGGTTCGCCAAGAAGGACAGCGATGGCGAGCCCATCCCGGTGCTGAAAGTGCCCGAGCCGTTGATCCTCAAAGAGGGCGCAAGGGTGATGAGCCTCACCGATGGGCGCAGCAAAATGAGCAAGAGCGATCCCAACGAGGGATCTCGCATCAACCTGCTGGATCCCCCCGAACTGATTACCAAGAAGGTGAAGCGGGCTAAGACGGACCCGCAGATGGGCCTGGAGTTCGGCAACCCGGATCGACCGGAGACCGACAACCTGCTGGGGCTCTACGCCTTGCTCAGCGGCAAGGGGCGCGAAGCGGCGGCCAGCGAATGCGCAGCGATGGGCTGGGGAACGTTCAAACCCCTGCTGGCGGAGGCAATGGTGGAAGCACTACGGCCAATCCAGGAGCGCCACGCCTGCTTAAGCGCCGATCCCGCCGAGCTCGATCGCGTGCTGCAACAGGGCCGAGAGCGGGCCAACGCAGTGGCGGACGCCACCCTGGAGCGCACCCGCGAGGCCCTGGGGTTCCTAGCCAAGACCCAGGGCAGCGCTAGCGCCTGA